A region of the Kribbella sp. NBC_01245 genome:
CACCTGCGCCGAATGCCAGAAGCTCAGCTGACGTTTTCCCGCTCGGCCTCGATGGTGGTCGTGTCGCCGTGACCGGTGTGTACGACGGTCTCGCCGGGAAGCGTCAATAGGCGCTCGCGGATCGACGCGAGAATGGTCGGCTTGTCGCTGTACGAACGACCCGTCGCGCCCGGTCCACCGTGGAACAACGTGTCGCCGGTGAAGACGTGCCCTTCGGCGTACAGGCTGGTGCTGCCCGGCGAATGACCCGGCGTATGGATCGCCGTCAGCGTCGTACCGGCGATCTCGAACGTCGTACCGTCGTCGAGCTGGTGATCAGGGTTGGTGCCGGGGTATTCGGCGTGCCAGAGCATCTGGTCGGCCGGGTTCATCCAGATCGGGGCGTTGGTCGCGTCCCGGAGCGCGGTCGCCGCGTTGATGTGGTCGTTGTGGCCGTGGGTGAGGATGATCGCGATTGTTCGCCGGCCGGCGATCGCCTCGACGATTTTGGTGGCGTCGTGGGCGGCGTCGATGACGATGAGCTCTTCGTCATCGCCGATGAGCCAGACGTTGTTGTCGACGTCCCAGGTGCCGCCGTCGAGGCTGAACGTGCCGTTGGTGACCACTCGTTGGATTTGCATTTAGAAGAGCACCACCGAGCGGAGTACGTCGCCGCGATGCATCTTGCCGAACGCCTCTTCCACCTGGTCGAGCGCGATCGTCTCGGAGACGAAGGCGTCGAGCGGCAGCCGGCCCTGCAAGTGCAGATCGATCAGCATCGGGAAATCGCGGCTCGGCAGACAGTCGCCGTACCAGCTCGACTTGAGCGAACCGCCTCGGCCGAAGAAGTCGAGCAACGGCATCTCCAGGCGCATCTCGGGAGTCGGTACGCCGACGAGCACAACCGTGCCGGCCAAGTCCCGCGCGTAGAAGGCCTGCTTCCACGTCTCGGGCCGGCCGACGGCGTCGATCACCACGTCCGCCCCGAAGCCGTCCGTCAACGCCTGCACCGCCTCGACCACGCCCTCGCCGGTCGTGTGGATCGTGTGGGTGGCGCCGAGTTCCTTGGCGACGGCGAGCTTTCGTTCGTCGACGTCGATCGCGATGATGCGGGCGGCCCCGGCGAGGCGCGCGCCGACCACGGCCGCCGTACCGACGCCGCCGCAACCGATGACCGCGACGGAATCACCGCGGCCGACATTCCCGGTGTTGACAGCGGCCCCGATCCCGGCCATCACGCCACACCCGAGCAGTCCCGCCACCTCGGGCTTGACCGCCGGATCGACCTTGGTGCATTGCCCGGCCGCGACCAGCGTCTTCTCGGCGAAGGCGCCGATGCCGAGGGCGGGCGACAACTCGGTACCGTCGGCGAGCGTCATCTTCTGCTCGGCGTTGAACGTGCTGAAGCAATACCAGGGGCGTCCGCGCAGGCACGCCCGGCAGTTGCCGCAGACCGCCCGCCAGTTCAGTACGACGAAATCGCCGGGCGCGATCGCGGTCACGCCCTCGCCGACCGCCTCGACGATCCCGGCCGCCTCGTGCCCGAGCAGGAACGGGAAGTCGTCGTTGATACCGCCCTCCCGATAATGCAGGTCGGTATGGCACACCCCGCACGCCTGAACCTGCACCACCGCCTCCCCCGGCCCAGGCGCCGGCACCATGATCTCCTCGATCGTCACCGCCGCCCCACGCGCCCGAGCGACCACACCTCGCACAATTTGGCTCACCCTCGCGAGGCTAGCCCTCCCCCGCTTTCCCCCGCCGCCCCGCGCGTGTCCCCCTGCCGCGTCGCCCCCGCTCCGCACGGCGACGGAAGGCGGGCCGGACGAGTAGGCGGTGGGCGTGTCCACCGGTTGGGGGACAGGTGGTCATCCGGATGGCGCCTGTGCGGGGAAGCGCCGGGCGGGAGGGTTAAGGCATGACCGACAACGACTTCGCCGTGCGGGCCAGTGGGCTCGTCAAGCGCTATCCGGACAAGGTCGCCGTGGACGGCGTCGACCTGGACATTCACCGGGGTGAGGTTTTCGCCCTGCTCGGCCCGAACGGTGCCGGGAAGACCACCACTACAGAGATCCTGGAGGGGTATCGCCGTCGGGACGCGGGCGAGGTCAGCGTGCTCGGCACGGACCCGCAGCATGGCGATCGGCGTTGGCGCAGCCGCCTCGGCATCGTCGCCCAGTCGTCGCGGGATGAAGCCGAGGCGTCCGTGGCCGAGTTGATCCACCACTACGCCGGGTATTACCCGAACCCGCGTGATCCCGACGAGGTGATCGCGTCGGTGGGGCTCGAGGAGAAGCGGAAGACGCGTACGCGCAAGCTCTCCGGGGGCCAGCGCCGCCGGTTGGACGTCGCCCTCGGCGTCATCGGCAATCCCGAACTGCTCTTCCTCGACGAGCCAACGACGGGTTTCGATCCCGAGGCGCGTCGCCAGTTCTGGGGGTTGATCGAGGCGCTTCGCACGGGTGGTACGACGATCCTGCTGACCACGCATTACCTCGACGAGGCGGAGCACCTGGCCGATCGGGTCGGCGTGATCGCCGGCGGCAAGATGATCGAGCTCGGTACGCCGGAGACCCTCGGCGGTCGGGGCGCACGGGTCGCGCGGGTCCGCTGGCTGGACGCGGACGGCGCGCACGAGATCCGTACCGATAACCCGACGGCCGAGGTCGCCAGGTTGATGACGCGGTTCGACGGGGAGATCCCCGAGCTGTCGATCCACCGGCCGAGCCTGGAAGACATCTACCTCGACCTGATCGGTATCAACGCCGCCGCCACCGAGCTGGAAACCGGAGTGTCCGCATGACCACGTTCGTCGCCACCACCAAACCGTTGCCCTCGGCCCTCAAAGTCGGACTTTCGCGAACCAGGCTTGAAGTAAAGCAGTTCTTCCGGGAGAAGGAGCAGTTGATCTTCACCTTCTTCTTCCCGATCATCTTCCTCGGTATTTTCTCGGCCGTCTTCAGCAGTTCGGACTTCTTCGACGGCAAGGTCACCGCCGCGACGTACTTCACGCCGGGAATGATTGCCTCCGGCATCTTCTTGACCAGCTTCCAATCGC
Encoded here:
- a CDS encoding MBL fold metallo-hydrolase; the encoded protein is MQIQRVVTNGTFSLDGGTWDVDNNVWLIGDDEELIVIDAAHDATKIVEAIAGRRTIAIILTHGHNDHINAATALRDATNAPIWMNPADQMLWHAEYPGTNPDHQLDDGTTFEIAGTTLTAIHTPGHSPGSTSLYAEGHVFTGDTLFHGGPGATGRSYSDKPTILASIRERLLTLPGETVVHTGHGDTTTIEAERENVS
- a CDS encoding S-(hydroxymethyl)mycothiol dehydrogenase gives rise to the protein MSQIVRGVVARARGAAVTIEEIMVPAPGPGEAVVQVQACGVCHTDLHYREGGINDDFPFLLGHEAAGIVEAVGEGVTAIAPGDFVVLNWRAVCGNCRACLRGRPWYCFSTFNAEQKMTLADGTELSPALGIGAFAEKTLVAAGQCTKVDPAVKPEVAGLLGCGVMAGIGAAVNTGNVGRGDSVAVIGCGGVGTAAVVGARLAGAARIIAIDVDERKLAVAKELGATHTIHTTGEGVVEAVQALTDGFGADVVIDAVGRPETWKQAFYARDLAGTVVLVGVPTPEMRLEMPLLDFFGRGGSLKSSWYGDCLPSRDFPMLIDLHLQGRLPLDAFVSETIALDQVEEAFGKMHRGDVLRSVVLF
- a CDS encoding ABC transporter ATP-binding protein, which translates into the protein MTDNDFAVRASGLVKRYPDKVAVDGVDLDIHRGEVFALLGPNGAGKTTTTEILEGYRRRDAGEVSVLGTDPQHGDRRWRSRLGIVAQSSRDEAEASVAELIHHYAGYYPNPRDPDEVIASVGLEEKRKTRTRKLSGGQRRRLDVALGVIGNPELLFLDEPTTGFDPEARRQFWGLIEALRTGGTTILLTTHYLDEAEHLADRVGVIAGGKMIELGTPETLGGRGARVARVRWLDADGAHEIRTDNPTAEVARLMTRFDGEIPELSIHRPSLEDIYLDLIGINAAATELETGVSA